The following proteins are co-located in the Canis aureus isolate CA01 chromosome X, VMU_Caureus_v.1.0, whole genome shotgun sequence genome:
- the LOC144308691 gene encoding zinc finger X-linked protein ZXDB-like, producing the protein MESPRLLPPRGTRQSGGAGSPAGGSRFHGGPDPRAGQVPARRLLLLRGPQDGGSGRRREEARAASRGPGLSPLAPRSDYASGGDSDDFFLVLLDPVGGDVETAGDGQAAGPVWREEAESVPQLQQGESGANPAGRQALGPRCLSAVPAPAPAQNPIPAPSLAPAAAFTGTVTIHNQNLLLRFENGVLTLATPPPPAWEPEVAPAPQPGGLMAPQAGVQPNDCPELPPDLLLAEPAEPAPAPAPEEEAEGRAAAESPRRPLGPGPGVVLYLCPEAQCGQTFAKKHQLKVHLLTHSSSQGQRPFKCPLGGCGWTFTTSYKLKRHLQSHDKLRPFGCPAEGCGKSFTTVYNLKAHMKGHEQENSFKCEVCEESFPTQAKLSAHQRSHFEPERPYQCAFSGCKKTFITVSALFSHNRAHFREQELFSCSFPGCSKQYDKACRLKIHLRSHTGERPFLCDFDGCGWNFTSMSKLLRHKRKHEDDRRFMCPVEGCGKSFTRAEHLKGHSITHLGTKPFVCPVEGCCARFSARSSLYIHSKKHLQDVDTWKSRCPVSTCNKLFTSKHSMKTHLAKRHNLGQDLLAQLEAANSLTPSSELTSQGQNDLSDAELVSLSSDVPGSSSAAVLDTALANSGILTIDVASVSSTLAGSLPANNNNSLGQAVDPRALMATSDLPQSLDTSLFFGTTASGFQQSPLDMDDVSSLSVGPLVSLGSLAMKNSSQEPQALTPSSKLTVDTDALTPSSTLCENSVSELLTPTKAEWNVHPDSDFFGQEEETQFGFSSPAGNHGSQKETDLITVTGSSFLV; encoded by the coding sequence ATGGAAAGCCCAAGGCTGCTCCCGCCTCGTGGGACACGACAGAGCGGTGGTGCTGGCAGCCCCGCGGGCGGCAGCCGGTTCCACGGCGGCCCTGACCCGCGGGCTGGCCAGGTCCCCGCGCGCCGCCTCCTGCTGCTCCGGGGCCCCCAAGATGGCGGGTCCGGGAGGCGGCGCGAGGAGGCCCGCGCGGCCTCACGGGGCCCGGGCCTGAGCCCGTTGGCGCCCAGGTCGGATTATGCTAGTGGCGGCGACAGCGATGACTTCTTCCTGGTGCTGCTGGACCCGGTGGGTGGCGATGTGGAGACCGCGGGCGATGGCCAGGCCGCAGGGCCTGTATGGAGGGAGGAGGCCGAGTCGGTCCCACAGCTGCAGCAGGGTGAGAGTGGCGCGAATCCCGCGGGCCGCCAGGCGCTAGGCCCCCGCTGCCTGTCTGCagtccccgccccagccccggcccagAACCCGATCCCCGCCCCAAGTCTGGCACCCGCCGCGGCCTTCACGGGCACTGTCACCATCCACAACCAAAACCTGCTCTTGCGCTTCGAGAACGGTGTCCTCACCCTGGCCACACCCCCGCCGCCAGCCTGGGAGCCTGAAGTCGCGCCTGCCCCTCAGCCTGGGGGTCTGATGGCTCCGCAAGCGGGGGTCCAGCCCAACGACTGCCCTGAGCTGCCGCCCGACCTCCTGCTGGCCGAGCCGGCTGAACCGGCGCCGGCCCCAGCGcctgaggaggaggcagagggccGGGCCGCAGCCGAGAGTCCCCGCAGGCCGCTGGGCCCGGGCCCGGGCGTGGTGCTGTACCTGTGTCCCGAGGCGCAGTGCGGACAGACCTTCGCCAAGAAGCACCAGCTGAAGGTGCACCTGCTGACTCACAGCAGCAGCCAGGGCCAGCGGCCCTTCAAGTGCCCCCTGGGCGGCTGTGGATGGACTTTCACCACCTCCTACAAGCTCAAGAGGCACCTGCAGTCGCACGACAAACTGCGGCCCTTTGGTTGCCCTGCGGAGGGCTGTGGCAAGAGCTTCACCACGGTGTATAACCTCAAGGCGCACATGAAGGGCCATGAGCAGGAGAACTCGTTCAAATGCGAGGTGTGCGAGGAGAGCTTCCCCACTCAGGCCAAACTCAGCGCCCACCAGCGCAGCCATTTCGAACCTGAGAGGCCATACCAGTGCGCATTTTCCGGCTGCAAGAAGACGTTTATCACAGTGAGTGCCCTGTTTTCCCATAACCGTGCCCATTTCAGGGAACAGGAACTCTTTTCCTGCTCTTTTCCAGGCTGTAGCAAACAGTACGACAAGGCTTGTCGCCTGAAAATTCACCTGCGGAGCCACACAGGTGAGAGACCTTTCCTTTGTGACTTTGACGGCTGTGGCTGGAACTTCACCAGCATGTCCAAACTCTTGAGGCACAAAAGGAAGCACGAGGATGACCGGAGGTTCATGTGCCCTGTGGAAGGCTGTGGGAAATCTTTCACAAGGGCTGAGCATCTGAAAGGCCACAGCATAACCCACCTGGGCACAAAGCCTTTTGTGTGCCCTGTGGAAGGCTGCTGTGCCAGGTTCTCTGCTCGCAGTAGTCTCTACATTCACTCCAAGAAACACTTGCAGGACGTGGACACCTGGAAAAGCCGCTGCCCAGTCTCTACTTGTAATAAGCTCTTCACATCCAAGCACAGCATGAAGACCCACTTGGCCAAAAGGCACAACCTTGGCCAGGATCTCTTAGCTCAGCTAGAAGCTGCAAATTCTCTTACGCCCAGCAGTGAACTTACCAGCCAGGGACAGAATGACCTCAGTGATGCAGAGCTAGTGTCTCTCTCCTCTGATGTGCCTGGCAGTAGCTCCGCTGCAGTGCTGGACACAGCATTGGCAAACTCTGGAATCTTGACTATTGATGTGGCTTCTGTGAGTTCAACTCTGGCAGGGAGCCTCcctgctaataataataattcattagGGCAGGCTGTGGACCCTCGGGCCTTGATGGCCACCAGTGACCTTCCTCAGAGTCTGGatacctctctcttttttggaACGACAGCCTCTGGTTTTCAGCAGAGTCCCTTAGATATGGATGATGTCTCAAGTCTAAGTGTGGGGCCATTGGTATCTCTGGGCTCTTTGGCTATGAAAAACTCGAGTCAAGAGCCCCAGGCTTTGACCCCCAGCAGTAAGCTTACAGTGGACACAGATGCTCTGACTCCTTCAAGCACCCTTTGTGAAAACAGTGTCTCGGAACTACTGACGCCAACCAAAGCAGAATGGAATGTACATCCTGACTCTGACTTCTTTGGACAGGAGGAAGAGACCCAGTTTGGATTCTCCAGTCCAGCAGGAAACCATGGTTCTCAGAAAGAAACAGATCTTATCACAGTGACTGGCAGCTCATTTTTGGTATGA